The following proteins are encoded in a genomic region of Ostrea edulis chromosome 7, xbOstEdul1.1, whole genome shotgun sequence:
- the LOC125655040 gene encoding uncharacterized protein LOC125655040, which translates to MDSLQINNGTHTSNSEQKINSETDACPIHLVITNNPTLSNTNASLQEDQKEVLYNTAHTRGTGPILLSISLCFAAIPVVIFGAEWSHIAFQDKVAVVITMIIYFSIGALAVFLLFISLLVSALNIATPQNCALEISDFLKELKKKQVPKTNAGMVIQFLLFIIFACGFTFNTFTYAEHLHDGRVDQTLLTLYLVVKITFIWTQVIVLIFLQYYDRQLTNVGKVLRMIIIVTNACSWMNAYLFESSEIFEHGQKSPKNTTSLYNDTYEKCFGNSQEIHEVIFAPVTIEYTMMAIGFLFPSALEEVKYRRSWKMTFFISVLLVIYEAGVLGFSLHVVLTCTAIDNLNEIPVEFTFYVIFVAILFAAMIGLLIACIVLKRLFKIKTTTDQHLHMQSFILLVTSFGNNLYHLLNSIAVLELESISFTNKTIAFGQNILGLILAFVQTWFLLAIRRYEVTNETGNHNNDNRRACNAKNSLKYSCFALAVMNFGLWTYGSIAEIREPVFTYLQHQYYTGSSWNVILKLIFPLTIFYRFHSSMDFLQLWLYFAKDV; encoded by the exons ATGGATTCTTTAC AAATTAATAATGGAACACATACGTCAAACAGTGAACAAAAGATAAACAGCGAAACTGATGCCTGTCCAATTCACCTTGTCATCACAAACAATCCTACTTTATCCAACACTAATGCTTCATTACAGGAAG ATCAGAAAGAAGTTTTATACAACACAGCTCATACAAGAG gGACTGGTCCAATCTTATTATCCATAAGTCTATGCTTTGCTGCTATACCAGTCGTTATCTTTGGCGCAGAGTGGTCACATATTGCCTTCCAGGACAAAGTGGCAGTAGTGATTACCATGATAATATATTTCTCCATTGGAGCTTTGGCCGTTTTCCTCCTCTTCATATCCTTGTTAGTAAGCGCTTTGAATATCGCAACGCCACAAAATTGTGCTTTGGAGATATCTGATTTCTTGAAAGAGTTGAAGAAAAAGCAAGTCCCCAAAACAAATGCGGGGATGGTGATACAGTTTCtcttatttattatttttgctTGTGGATTCACTTTTAATACTTTTACGTATGCTGAACATCTCCACGATGGTCGTGTTGACCAAACTCTTCTAACATTATATTTAGTtgtaaaaattacatttatatggACCCAAGTGATCGTGCTTATATTTCTACAATACTATGACAGACAGCTAACAAATGTAGGAAAGGTTCTACGGATGATCATAATTGTAACCAATGCTTGTAGTTGGATGAACGCTTATCTTTTCGAGTCATCGGAGATTTTTGAACATGGACAGAAATCCCCTAAAAACACCACGTCACTTTATAACGACACATACGAGAAATGTTTTGGAAATAGTCAAGAAATTCATGAAGTCATCTTTGCACCAGTTACTATTGAATATACGATGATGGCCATTGGATTTCTATTTCCAAGTGCATTGGAGGAGGTCAAATATAGAAGAAGTTGGAAAATGACTTTTTTCATAAGTGTCCTTTTAGTCATCTATGAAGCCGGTGTACTTGGATTTTCCTTACATGTCGTATTGACATGTACAGCGATTGACAACTTGAATGAAATACCCgttgaatttacattttatgtgaTTTTTGTTGCCATTTTATTTGCGGCTATGATAGGACTTCTTATCGCATGCATAGTTCTGAAACGattgttcaaaataaagacGACCACTGACCAACACTTGCACATGCAATCTTTCATATTGTTGGTAACATCATTCGGGAACAATTTGTATCACCTTCTAAATTCCATTGCAGTACTGGAACTTGAATCTATTTCTTTCACCAATAAAACCATTGCCTTTGGACAAAACATTCTTGGCCTCATTCTCGCCTTTGTACAAACCTGGTTTCTTCTGGCAATCCGCAGATATGAAGTAACAAATGAAACAGGGAACCATAACAACGATAATAGACGTGCTTGCAATGCAAAGAATAGTCTTAAATATAGTTGCTTTGCGCTTGCAGTCATGAACTTTGGATTGTGGACTTACGGCAGCATTGCCGAAATTCGGGAACCCGTGTTTACATATTTACAGCACCAATATTATACAGGTTCTTCGTGGAATGTAATTCTAAAACTGATATTCCCATTGACCATTTTCTATCGATTCCATTCATCAATGGATTTCTTGCAATTATGGCTCTATTTTGCAAAGGACGTTTGA
- the LOC125657150 gene encoding uncharacterized protein LOC125657150 yields the protein MLNMRTSIFLLLYISSASCDVCFSDSNGKTFYCQSRCCDDHCCVKYDDYTNWKSDEIAGAVIGTLLGGTIFVLGFIYIIRNFCHKKRPVHQSGTDLIYTISNEVEIRNDTLPRLPPSYETSQTSMPGRKNYSRFENEA from the exons ATGTTAAACATGAGGACTAGTATTTTTCtattattgtatatatcaa GTGCAAGCTGTGATGTCTGTTTTAGCGACTCAAATGGTAAAACGTTCTACTGCCAATCACGATGTTGTGACGACCACTGCTGTGTCAAATACGATGACTACACGAATTG GAAGAGTGACGAGATAGCGGGTGCAGTGATTGGGACCCTGTTGGGAGGGACAATATTCGTCCTTGGTTTTATTTATATCATCAGGAATTTCTGTCACAAGAAACGACCTGTACATCAATCGGGGACCGATCTGATCTACACCATCAGTAACG aaGTTGAAATAAGAAACGACACCTTGCCACGTTTACCTCCATCTTATGAAACATCACAAACTTCAATGCCGGGAAGGAAGAACTATTCTAGATTTGAAAACGAAGCATAA
- the LOC125653685 gene encoding uncharacterized protein LOC125653685, translating into MENKDLSARWISVITLFVVINCFVPVRCGSNCVSYSSYYYCYYYADTQYYYNHVEFIGRIVGGVVGGVAGLAIFMCSMTIMIVKVCKKTNHERTIVHPAQPPVFHINTAQNTSGESEGQRLAACQHDPNSTRLHHTPSIQVQPVIHGQEELHHFCQGQPSPVNQVQTTFPSQGDISPQDQGQLTFTNHGHTTSPNHGETLLQNQRELILAN; encoded by the exons ATGGAGAACAAGGATTTATCTGCACGATGGATCTCCGTTATAACATTGTTTGTTGTGATCAACT GTTTTGTTCCAGTCCGATGTGGTAGTAACTGTGTTTCGTATTCTAGTTACTACTATTGCTATTACTACGCCGATACCCAGTATTATTACAATCA TGTTGAATTCATAGGAAGAATAGTTGGTGGTGTAGTCGGTGGGGTGGCTGGACTTGCTATCTTCATGTGCTCAATGACGATAATGATAGTTAAAGTCTGCAAGAAAACAAACCACGAACGAACGATTGTCCACCCGGCTCAACCGCCTGTCTTCCACATCAACACAG CACAAAATACATCTGGTGAATCTGAAGGACAACGTTTGGCTGCTTGTCAACATGACCCGAATTCAACCCGACTACATCACACACCTTCAATCCAGGTACAACCCGTGATTCATGGCCAGGAAGAGTTGCATCATTTCTGCCAAGGACAGCCCTCACCTGTCAACCAAGTACAGACCACATTTCCCAGTCAAGGGGATATCTCACCTCAAGATCAAGGACAACTCACATTTACAAACCATGGACATACCACATCTCCCAATCACGGAGAGACCTTACTTCAaaatcaaagagaattaatactTGCCAACTAA